One part of the Sporosarcina ureae genome encodes these proteins:
- a CDS encoding glyceraldehyde-3-phosphate dehydrogenase, with product MTTKIAINGLGRIGRMVFRQIIKEDDVNLVAVNATYPAETIAHLLKYDSTHGVFDGEIIAEENAIVVDGKRVQLITERDPSKLPWKELGVDIVIESTGVFNSREKAALHLESGAKKVILTAPGKNEDVTIVLGVNDDKLDVEKHSVISNASCTTNCLAPVAKVLNDEFGIVNGLMTTVHAYTNDQKNLDNPHKDLRRARSCGESIIPTSTGAAKALSLVLPELQGKIHGLALRIPTPNVSLVDLVVDVEKDVTVEEVNNAFRKAAEGSMKGILRFTTEPLVSIDFNTTTESATLDGLSTMVMGDRKIKVLAWYDNEWGYSARVVQLAKKVAAALTDKVTS from the coding sequence GGCCGTATTGGACGAATGGTATTCCGTCAAATTATTAAGGAAGATGATGTGAATCTAGTTGCGGTAAATGCTACATATCCAGCAGAAACTATTGCACATCTTTTAAAATATGACTCAACACATGGCGTGTTCGATGGTGAGATTATAGCGGAAGAAAACGCAATCGTTGTTGACGGTAAACGTGTACAACTGATTACTGAGCGCGACCCTTCGAAATTGCCTTGGAAAGAACTTGGTGTAGATATCGTGATCGAATCAACAGGTGTATTCAACTCACGCGAAAAAGCTGCACTTCATTTGGAATCAGGAGCGAAGAAAGTAATTTTAACGGCTCCAGGTAAAAATGAAGATGTAACAATCGTTCTCGGAGTGAATGACGACAAATTAGATGTTGAAAAACATAGTGTAATTTCAAACGCAAGTTGTACAACAAACTGTTTGGCGCCGGTCGCAAAAGTATTGAATGATGAATTTGGTATCGTAAACGGCCTCATGACAACTGTACATGCGTATACAAATGATCAGAAGAACCTAGACAACCCTCATAAAGATTTACGTCGTGCGCGTTCTTGTGGTGAGTCTATCATTCCAACATCAACAGGCGCTGCAAAAGCTTTGTCGCTCGTACTACCTGAGCTTCAAGGGAAGATCCACGGCTTGGCACTACGTATCCCAACACCGAACGTTTCGTTAGTGGATTTAGTAGTAGACGTTGAGAAAGATGTGACGGTTGAAGAAGTAAACAATGCGTTCCGTAAAGCAGCAGAAGGCTCGATGAAAGGCATTCTTCGCTTTACTACTGAACCACTTGTCTCGATCGACTTCAATACGACAACAGAATCTGCAACACTTGATGGACTTTCTACCATGGTTATGGGCGATCGTAAAATCAAAGTACTTGCTTGGTATGACAATGAGTGGGGTTATTCAGCTCGTGTTGTGCAATTGGCGAAAAAAGTCGCTGCTGCATTAACGGACAAAGTAACTTCTTAA
- a CDS encoding replication initiation and membrane attachment family protein, protein MLYTELQPVDSFEVKLAHPFSAYDRQMLTLFYQPLIGPEAISLFMTLWTDAESKEPQEHTHYYLMNMSSFPLQSIFEARISLEAIGLLRTYKKKHEVDKRSFLYELLPPLDAPSFFNDPLLSTFLFSKIGEQPYRQLRGRFLEEPIAKEEYHDISRTFLDVYKPARGDQAMELTAGMQFQGKSEPPGIPFYVANFNFDLFYNGLSEQMIPKASLRTISQEMIAMLAFLYSLSPLDMQKVVMIAMDENHQLTEEKVRKAAAEFYKMNTSMQPPKLQSVFTQPIVDEVPKENMSRDEELLFYLEHTPPKEMLRKVSKKEPFLVDIQLAERLINLHKFPVGVVNVLLQYVMLRNDGKITSSFVERIASHWANKQVNDAKTALKLSREEHDQYMKWLKEGKQSTPRNRKTTREEKVPEWFNKRDKKNEKSEKPNDFNVEEERQKLLKELGIQESEVK, encoded by the coding sequence ATGCTTTACACAGAGTTGCAGCCTGTCGATTCCTTCGAAGTGAAATTAGCACATCCTTTTTCTGCGTATGACCGACAGATGCTTACATTATTCTATCAGCCACTTATCGGTCCTGAAGCGATCAGTTTGTTTATGACGCTCTGGACGGATGCGGAGAGTAAGGAACCGCAAGAACATACCCACTATTACTTAATGAATATGTCTTCTTTTCCACTTCAGTCTATTTTTGAAGCACGGATTTCATTGGAAGCTATAGGATTATTACGTACGTATAAGAAAAAACATGAAGTGGATAAGCGGTCTTTCCTTTATGAACTATTACCGCCGCTTGACGCACCTTCTTTTTTTAATGACCCGCTTTTATCTACATTTTTATTCAGTAAGATCGGGGAGCAGCCGTATCGTCAATTGCGTGGCCGGTTTTTAGAAGAGCCGATTGCGAAAGAAGAGTATCACGACATCTCAAGGACGTTTTTAGATGTCTATAAACCAGCAAGAGGCGATCAAGCGATGGAATTGACTGCAGGAATGCAGTTTCAAGGGAAAAGTGAACCACCCGGCATACCCTTTTATGTAGCTAATTTTAATTTTGATTTATTTTATAACGGCTTATCGGAACAAATGATCCCCAAAGCTTCGTTACGAACTATTTCTCAGGAAATGATTGCGATGCTGGCTTTCTTGTATTCACTCAGCCCGCTCGATATGCAAAAAGTCGTCATGATTGCGATGGATGAAAATCATCAGCTGACAGAAGAGAAAGTTCGAAAAGCAGCAGCGGAGTTTTATAAGATGAATACGTCAATGCAACCGCCTAAATTGCAGTCAGTATTTACACAGCCGATTGTTGATGAAGTACCAAAAGAGAACATGAGTCGTGACGAAGAATTACTATTCTATTTGGAACATACACCGCCGAAAGAAATGTTGCGCAAAGTGAGTAAGAAAGAACCTTTCCTAGTGGATATCCAGCTCGCTGAACGATTGATCAATTTACACAAGTTTCCGGTTGGCGTCGTCAATGTCTTGTTACAATATGTAATGTTGCGTAATGACGGTAAAATTACAAGTAGTTTTGTGGAACGTATAGCTTCGCATTGGGCGAATAAACAAGTAAATGATGCTAAAACGGCTTTGAAGCTATCTAGGGAAGAACATGATCAATACATGAAATGGCTTAAAGAAGGCAAGCAATCGACACCAAGAAATCGAAAAACAACTAGGGAAGAAAAAGTTCCCGAATGGTTTAATAAGCGTGATAAAAAGAACGAGAAATCCGAAAAACCTAATGATTTCAATGTTGAAGAAGAGCGCCAAAAGTTATTGAAAGAATTGGGGATCCAAGAATCAGAGGTGAAATAA
- the nrdR gene encoding transcriptional regulator NrdR — MLCPACHYNGTRVIDSRPAEENHSIRRRRECEKCSFRFTTFEKVEHSPLVVVKKDKTREEFSGEKLLRGLIRACEKRAVPIEQLKEIVVSIEKELRSSGNVEIDSEQVGEMVMERLVDVDEVAYVRFASVYRHYKDITVFIDELQQLQNRKDEQK; from the coding sequence ATGTTATGTCCAGCTTGTCACTACAACGGAACACGCGTGATTGATTCACGGCCTGCGGAAGAAAACCATTCAATTCGAAGAAGACGTGAATGCGAAAAATGCAGTTTTCGTTTCACTACATTTGAAAAAGTGGAGCATTCTCCCTTAGTTGTCGTAAAGAAAGATAAGACACGCGAAGAATTCAGCGGTGAAAAGTTGCTGAGAGGGTTAATTCGCGCTTGCGAAAAGCGTGCGGTCCCGATTGAACAATTAAAAGAAATCGTAGTTTCTATCGAAAAAGAACTGAGAAGCTCAGGAAATGTCGAAATAGATTCTGAACAAGTAGGCGAAATGGTGATGGAACGCTTAGTGGATGTAGATGAGGTAGCGTATGTTCGATTCGCATCTGTCTATCGCCATTACAAAGACATCACAGTCTTTATTGACGAATTACAACAATTACAAAACAGGAAAGATGAACAAAAGTAA
- the dnaI gene encoding primosomal protein DnaI, with translation MERIGDAMKRVVNAPSLAQKYDELRTEVMEDPGVQHFIHEHSDEINTEVVNRSLGKLYEYTTASHACERCPNLDGCINVMKGFEPKLVIAQRLIDIDYIICPTKQLEDERRNISKMVNSMYMPREVMEARLSDVDFLSEDSRVIVMRAAKDFLNQIESTGKVPERGFYLFGNFGIGKSFILGALANELATRRIQTVVVYVPEFLREMKQSIQNQTLDEKVEFVKRAPVLMLDDIGAETMSTWTRDEVLGTILQYRMAEKLPVFFTSNFNYNELEHHLTTSQRGEKEPIKAARIMERIRMVSQPFKLGGENWRD, from the coding sequence ATGGAACGAATTGGAGATGCGATGAAACGAGTAGTTAATGCTCCTTCATTAGCCCAAAAATACGACGAACTTCGAACAGAAGTGATGGAAGATCCAGGTGTCCAACATTTCATTCACGAACATTCAGATGAAATAAACACAGAAGTAGTCAACCGCAGTTTGGGTAAGTTATATGAATACACTACCGCTTCCCATGCCTGTGAGCGCTGTCCGAATCTGGATGGATGCATAAATGTCATGAAAGGCTTTGAGCCGAAATTAGTCATAGCACAGCGCCTTATTGATATTGACTACATCATCTGTCCTACGAAGCAATTGGAAGATGAACGTAGAAATATCTCTAAAATGGTTAATAGTATGTACATGCCTAGAGAAGTCATGGAAGCGCGCTTATCTGACGTTGACTTCCTTTCAGAAGATAGTCGCGTGATCGTTATGCGGGCTGCTAAAGACTTCTTGAATCAAATCGAGTCTACCGGTAAGGTTCCGGAACGTGGATTCTACCTATTCGGAAACTTTGGAATTGGAAAGTCCTTCATTTTAGGTGCGTTAGCGAATGAATTGGCGACTAGACGTATACAGACCGTCGTTGTCTATGTACCAGAATTCCTTCGTGAAATGAAGCAATCTATCCAAAACCAAACGCTGGACGAAAAAGTGGAATTCGTAAAACGAGCTCCAGTATTGATGCTCGATGATATCGGTGCGGAAACGATGTCAACGTGGACAAGGGATGAAGTGCTAGGTACCATCTTGCAGTACCGTATGGCTGAAAAATTGCCAGTATTCTTCACCTCCAATTTTAATTACAATGAATTGGAACACCATCTTACAACGAGTCAGCGTGGGGAAAAAGAGCCTATTAAAGCGGCACGAATTATGGAGAGGATCCGCATGGTCAGCCAACCATTCAAACTCGGTGGCGAGAACTGGCGGGATTAA